AAGGCAAAAGATCGACAATAACTATCATATATCTCATGAAATGGAAAGAAGACTCATGGAATGGAAAAAAGACCAATTAGTTATGTAAACTAGGATTATATGCATTCATTGTAAATATATTTGTTTCCATCTTTATGTAAATTTTTCCTTGTATTCATGAACTAGTACAATATAAATAGATTTGAAGTTTTCATCTTCCATCATAAGAAACCAATATTTGTGTCTTTTATATACGTGTAATTTTCATTTCCAACCTGTAAACAATTTTCATTATTCTTAAAGACTAAAACATTATATTCTAAATGATGCCGGTCTGCTTGGAGGAAAAGTTTGTAACTTTCCAatggaaaaaaatctaaaacttcTTCCTACAGACGACACTCCTCTCCCTGACCCATTTGTTTATCGTCGTTTACTATATTTAACTATTCCGTCAACTACTTAAGTCAATTTATGAAAAGTCCACATACAGCTCACATGGATGATGCTACACGGGTTCTACGTTACCTAAAAGGTACTATCAATCACGGTCTCCttttttcctcttctagttcacttcATATTAGTGGCTTCActgactctgattgggctggttgcCCAATAACCCGTAGATCTACTAATGGATATTTTACCATGTTGGGTTCTAGTCCACTATCCTGGAAAAGTAAGAAACACCATACAGTTTCAAGATCGTCTGCTGAGGCTGAATATCGAGCACTTTCCTCCTTAGCCTCAGAACTTCAATGGCTCAAGTTTCTACTCCGTGATCTTGGGATATCTCATTCTCAACCCATGACTGTCTACTGTGATAATCAGGCTGCATTGCACATTGCCAATAATCCAGTTTTTCACGAGCGCACGAAACACATTGAAATCGACTGtcattttgttcgtgaaaaaATCAAGTCTGGTCTACTTATCCCGTCTTTTCTTCCTTCCCATCAACAACTTGCTGACATTTTTACTAAACCACTGGAGCTGAAGCTTATCAAAGAATCGTTAGCAAGTTGGGCGTGGTCTCTATTTCTTCCCCCGCTCCAACTTTAGGGGGTATTGAAAATTACATACGTGTAATTTTCATTTCCAACCTGTAAACAGTTTTCATTATTCTTAAAGACTAAAAGATTATGAAATAAATGAGCATTACTTCCGTGTATCTTCAAATCAAAGCTACATGTTTTCATGAGAAGGGAAAAGATTGACAATAACTATCGTATATCTCATGGAATGGAAAGAAGACGAATTAGTTATGTAAACTAGGATTATATGCATTCATTGtaaatatatttgtttatatatttaAGTAAATTCTTCCTTGTATTAATGAACTAGTACAATATAAATAGACTTGAAGTTTTCATCTTCCATCATCACAGAAGAAACCAAtatttgtgtcttttactttcatCTTTAGTTATCAAATATCAAATTTAAGACTAACGGACGGTTAAATACTtgatgtaaacaaagtgtaaccAATTTCTAATATCCCGATCAATAGAgttatgccaagtgtcctcaccatagaTTCTACATTATAAAAGGCCTATTCGCCGCAATAGGAAGCAAGGGTTCCATCACCGTTTAACGTGAGAGCACTATACTATAAAGAACGCATGGCTTCCTCTTACTGGTATGATGCGGTCTTTACGGAGTAAGACCAGTTTTACATGATTGAGGCCAAAGGATACAATCAACAGGAAGGTGTTGCTTATGGTGAAACATATAGTACGGTTGTAAAACCCTGCACTGTACATATTATTCTTACACTGACACTTGCTCATAATTGATCTACTAATTAGTATGATGTTCAAAATGATTTTCTGCACGAAAATCTTGAAGATGAGGTTTACATGAAACAACCCTCAGGATACACTGATCCTAATTTTCCTACATATGTATGTAAACTACATCGATCTCTCTATGTCTTGAAACAATCCCCACGTGCCTGGTACCATCAACTCATCTCTTTTTTGACGTAATGACACTGGCGTTGTTCTCTTGTTAGTTTTTGTCGATTGTATTATTATTACTCGTTCAAGTACAAAAGTGTTGGAATCTATTCGTActtctttgcaaactgagtttgaAATTAAAGATCTTGGTTCTCTATCTTATTTTTAGGGATTGAAGCAACACGTATTTGTTCAGGTATATTTTTTACACAAATAAGATATGCTTATAAACTTCTTATTAGAGAAAAAAGTGGATGGTGTAAAACAAATTCAAACTCCACTCTGTAGAACTGGAGATATATCCTCTGATCGTAGCACTTTGTTAATCTATGCTACAAAATACAAGAGCATTGTCAGTGCATTGCAATATTTGACGTTTACTCGTCCTGATTTAGCCTATGCAGTTAATAAGGTCTATCAATTCATGCATACTCCAACTGAATACCATGCACCGGAGTTTAGTTAAATGTATATTACGTTTTTTAAAGCAACTTCTACATTTGGGATTCTTCTTAAACCATCAAAATTTATAATTATCGTTCACTGCTTATACAAACTCTAATTGGGATGGTTCTTTGGTTGACCGTCACTCTACCAGTGGATATTTTATCTAATTAGGTGGTAAtattatttcttggagtgctcgtaaacagaAAATAGTATCCCGTTCCAACAGTGAAGCTAAATGTCGTGGTCTTGCTATTGCTACTGCTGTGATCATGTGGATTCAATCTCTTCCAAGGACCATATTCAGGATTATGGGTTGTTGTGTCTGTCAGAGTAGCAAAAGGACAAAGGTGTTTCACCATTCACATATCCATCAAAATCATCACCTTGAAGATGGGGTAAGACTTGAGCATCCCAAAGAGAATAATTTGTTTCATCAAGCTTGACAGTGATAACGTGATGAGGTTGAGAGAAAACAGATGAAGCCATCATAGATTGAGACGAGTTGATAATAGTTGAAATTGTAGAGACTGTAGAAGCTACGGAAGACATGGAGAATCGAATAAGGATGATACCAAGTTAGGTTTATGTATTCTAAGACATGGACAAGAGAAGAGAAGTGTTTAGAATAATAAATTTGGATTATAATTCGTGTGTATTATTCACACATTAGAGCTATATATTTATACAAACTCATAAGGTAGATTCCTAAACAATTGAAAGACTTGTGATACAAGTAATTCCTAACTTAAGATTTCCTAGAATACAAAACATTCTATGTATAATAAATTCTAGAACATTGAGAAAATAATAACTTGAACATCatggtatatatatttttctaacaTGATTGATGGGTTTCTTTTAACCGGATTTGAATAAATGCAAGGGACAAGCTAAATTAGACACACAACATCAGGTTCTTAGTTGACCACCATTTTACATCAGTCCAAACACCACTTATTCGTAAAAACGCCGCAACGAAAACGACATGGATACTCAGAATTAATTGTTATCACAAATTTCTAGATGGAACCAATTTTATCTTACTTAAAACCTGAATAAAAATTGTTCTCATCCTGCGTACggttacaaaaaaaatattttcgtcAAGATGTATCTAGTTTCATCATGCATATTCTAACAAATACATATGTTATTCTCAAAATGTATCTTGTTTCATTATGCATATATTTAGATATTTATTTTTATGCCGAAGGTGATGGTGGTGTTTATTACAATTGAAGGCGGTGGTGGGAGTATGCTGTTTGTGGCGGTTTAAAATGTTGTTACTAGCGGTTATGCTagatcatttgtttttttttcctttgattttTATATTGAACAAGGGGTAGAAACAAAGATTTTACCTATATGTAAATCATATTAATCCAAGAATAACACTGAATGCAATCAATTTCATCATAGttatttattgattaattttttctTATATTCGTTTAAGATAAGATGCaatcagtttcatcctcgctatttttttgaagaaataaaagtttcaaatttACTATCAACAACGGGTCTTGTTTATAGGTCTACTAAAAccttttccaaaaatataaattttgttAAAAATCGACTTTTATTTTGGAAGTTATGATCTATTTTTGTGATTGATTTTAAATTGGAGATAAAGAAAAACATTAATCAAAGAGAGAAATCGATTaagaaataataaaacaaaataaaaaagtaaCGGACATAAGGGTTTACAATATTTAATGTCCATTTCACCCACCTATAACTTTTATATGTACTTTAAAACTAAATTTTAAGCTTTCTTGGGCATTGGACCCAATTTTTGTGGTTTGCAAGGTTGAGATATACAAACTAGATGACTATTTCAACAGTATAGGACGACCGAAATTTGGAGTGCCGAGCGGCTTAGTGGATTCGTAGGGATGGTTTTTGTGATAATATTCGTAACAGTTTTCATAGAATCTGTAAGCGTCATATTTTACGTAATACTTATTTTGTAACAGTCGTGTAGCAATATTTCTAACAATGATAGATTTGATGGCTTAGTTTTGTTGGTAATCAACAATCAAGATTAAAATATAAAGTTTAGGTGacgaattttctttgattttcatcCCTCCTAGCTGTAGTTGAGGTTGCCGACCCAATTTCTTGAAAAAATAACCAATACTCATTCAATTGAATTGATTAAAAAGATAACAATAATAAACGTTGCGAGCAATGCATTTTTAACCCCATAATATAGTATAGAAGGGACTCCTTCCGTCGTCCCGATTAGAAGAGGAATAACATAGTTCGGAAAAGGTAGTGTTCTCAAGAAATTCTTTTGAGGATGACATATACAACATGACTACATGAGAAGCACGATTATATGAAAGGACACTGACATCAGCTGAGAAGGAGGGACATGTTTGATGCTTGAAAAAGGCAGGGAAACCCTACCAGTTCCGAACTTCTGTCAATTGGCATCTCTCTCCGTAAGATATTTTCTCTTGCGTTTGCTTTTTTTTGGCTTTTGCCAGGAATAGTTATTGCTTTAAATATTCCGGTTTCTCTTATCATCTGACACAAAGTAGTTGCTAACATACCAAGCAAGGAACTACATTCAAATTTCAAAGCCAGCTCCTCCTTCCTACTACAACTTTTAATCATTCAAGCAAAGATAAAAACTCACAATGTGTAACATGCTGTTAGGTTAAGCTGAGACAGGTAAGTGGTTCGCTATCTACAGAACAAAAAAGTGGATATTAGTTATAAACCCTTTGGTAATTAGATATGTATACCTCTGACAGGAATGATAAAggctaataaaaacaaaaaaagaaaagaaaagacagaTGAAGAACTTTACTTTTTTAAATGTGTCTATACTTGTATATAAGAGACCATGAAAGGACTGATCTTCTCAATGGTTAACAACAACATTTTTAATTAGCTAGATATAGCAGTACACACATAAAGGAATATGGAAGAAGAGAAGATATCACTGTTGATGAAAAATTGGGCGATCGATATTGATGTTTTGAATAGAGATTCCCAGAAGGCGCGATGGAATAAGCCTTCTATTTACAAGTTGCCGGCACCTAGCACAGGTGGTAGCAGTTTCCACCATAACGATAACAACAAGAAGTCCGCTGCTTACCTTCCTTACACTGTCTCCTTTGGTCCTTACCATCACCACAAGGGTGACCATCTGAAGAAGATGGATCCCCATAAGCACCGCGTCCTCGGTCATTTCCTAAGAAGATACAACATAAATCCCTAAAAACTTGTCGACTCACTCACCACCACCAGCTGCGGATGGCAACAGGTAGATCATGTTGACGAGGCCAATACTGATCCAAAAGCGTTACCTATACTTGCTGAGAAGGAGGTATTACCTGTACTGCAGCATCTCATGGATTCTTATGACTCCCTGGATGGTGAGTGGCTCTATGATCGAGATGGGTTCTTGAAGCTCATGATACTTGATGGGTGTTTCATGCTTGAAATTTTACAGTGGTCGTCCGTATATGACAATCACAACGCATTATCATCTGGATCAGTTACAGCAGCTACATCCTTGGCCGGCTCAATTGATGACTACTTCTATGCTGACAACGACCCTATATTCAGTCGTCATGGCAAGTTATATGTCATGTCTTACATAAGGAGGGACATGTTGATCCTCGAAAACCAACTCCCTATGCTTCTTTTTAGGACTTTGCTCGGTGCCGTTCTACCCACTCAACAGAAGGTACATAATCACATATTACATTTCGTATCTTTCCTGATTATTCGTAATTACTGAGTTTTTTAGATTTCTTATCGTAGAATTTAATTATATACACATCACATGCAGGAGGATATCGAAGAGCATTTGAACACGATTGCATCCAACTTCTGTAGAGGCAATTCAAGTTATAGAAATCAAAATACGGGTTCATGTTTGCACGTATTAGACCTCTACAGGAAGAGTCTGTTATCTATTTTGCCAGAAGACCTACGGGAAGGCTCCGCCCTTAAAAATAAGAAATCCGGTGATCATTACTGTTGGGGTCGCAGTAAGGCGAAAGGTCCCACTACTCTATTTTCTGGTCAGACAGCGAGTGCTGATCAGAAGAATAGTACTGCTGGTAGCGATGGCACCGGTGAAGATATCATAAGGTCGGCAATGAATCTTCATGACTCTGGTATCAAGTTTGAGAAAAGTACGGATAACCTGACTGACATATGGTTCGAAGGTCACGTACTGAAACTCCTGGTGATGGTCATCGACAACATTACAGAATCAACGTTACTCAACCTGATGGCATTCGAGAGGTTCCACGTAGGAGCAGGGAACGGGATCACGTCATACGTGTGCTTCATGGACAATATCATTGATTTCTCGGACGATGTTAAAATCCTGAGATCCGCTGCGGTTTTGCACAATGCAATTGGGAGTGACAAGGCAGTGGCGAAGCTGTTCAACGAGATGACCAAGGACGTAACACCCGACCCTGAAAGCAGGCTAGAGAAAATAGTGCAGAAGCAGTTGGATGAATACTGCAGGAGCCAGTGGCACGAGTGGCGTGCTAATCTTTGCCACACCTACTTCAAGAGCCCATGGGCTCTTCTCTCACTGTTGGCTGCAGTCTTTCTCTTGGCTCTCACCATATGTCAGACATTCTATACCATTTATCCATACTACAAGCCCAGTGGAAAATAGTACTTCTTGTACCCTCCCTTCTCTACATGGTATTGCATCttcatcttttctttctttctagttTGTCTTTGCCGGTTTGCTTCCTATATTTTATCAATAAAGCCTTCTCGTCCCGTGAGTTTTGTGTTCAAATAAGAAACTAATGTATTCTCAGTCGTTCTACTTGTTGATGTCATTTACCATCTAATGCATTTGCCGATATCTAAAACATGTAGGTCAGTAGGTGCGCAGGGCCAGAGAACTGTCCGTATTAACTAACGATATCACAACTGCAACTATCAGTTTTGTGTCAATAATCATCCCCAAACGGTTTCAATCAGCTAGTTTAAAATCGATAATAATATATACAGTACATATTAATTTTCCAACAACAACTACTGGCATATATATTATTAAGATATAATTTATAAAATTTGTGTATTCGGTTTCTTTAATTTTAGATGGAACTAAGCATATGAAAGATCAAATTCGAAAAGTCTAAGGAATGTGAGCAACACGATAAGTATAccgattttattttattaattttttttcgtTCATTCCTTTGTTCTAATCAAAATATTTTGAGGAATCTTTGGCCGCCTTCTTAGACCATGGGAATATCTATATTCGTGGAAATTGATACATGCCACCGAATTTTTTCCTAGTTATTTTAGTTAGGTATGGGTGTTAAACTCAACGTTTTGTCAAGTTGGGGTTCAACATTTATACCTAACTTTGTTTACACATAGTTGGTGCCACACATATCAAGATACCCGAGTTATACATGGAAAAAAAAGAATCCCATATATATCCTAATGTCTCATTTGCAGAAACTATTTTACAATTTTCCCTCGTCTCAAAGCGTGAAAAAGAAACTAGAAATTGCAATAAAATATAAATTAACTAATAACTGATAAAATGGGTGGACATTAGTTGATCCTCTCACTACAAGAAACTTAACCTATTATAGCACTCAATGGTTATTGCATAAAACCCTACTAGTATCGCGATAACCTACGTAATAAGAAGCCTATTGCTGCATACACTCTTTAATATTGCTCCGACAAGAGATTATGTTTTTTGTCGCACTCTTTTCGTATTGTTGCTACAATTGTGtggtaaaaatattattttacaaCAGTAAATTATAGATTTTTAGCTGCACCTGAAAAGTACCGtgactagaattttttttttgtaaaacctaTATTGAAAGTGTGACAATACATGGTGTACCAATAGGTAGAAATTCTTGTAGTGTCTGGAAATTTGTCAAGATCCTGGTCTTTGATTATCTAGGACTTTAGACGGAGGCATGATTATTCTGACGTCAGACCAACTCATGAGAACAATAATCAAAATTATCCAATATTCAAGTGAATATAAATTATTCAACTTAATTTTAAATTGTAGAGATacttttggactttttttttttgattggtaaAGAATTTTGGTGCTAGCAAATTTCGAACTCAGGTTATTAGTATCATTATCCAATCACTTTAGCACTATACTACAGTGGCACTGGCACTTTTGGACTCTTATAATGATAGTATGATACcccaataaataaaacaaaaattacatataatcatattaaaataaaaatttatattTAATAATAAATCTCTTCATCACTTCACCAATCATTTTTGTTATCATTAGCAAACTTAACAAACTTCCGGAGTGACTAATCTACCTTGTCTTCCATTGGATTATTAATCACTGCATTTCGCCATTTGGCCTATGTACAAAGTCATGTGGTTACCCTGCTAATTGAAGTCAAAGACGCTAAGAAGAAGCCGTGAAGCAAAATTAATTAGCAACCTGTAGTAGAAAGAAAAATCTATACCCATATCGATCCTTGTGTCGCTTTTGCAGAAAAACTCAATATTTTCTACATGTCGACTTGTTGTTTGTCCTGGGTATACAAATCTCAGATCTCACCTAATCTGGCTTTCCTTTATATATAAGAAAAAACATTACGTATATTAAACTCGAAACAATAAAAATCTCACCTAATACTTGTATCTGTATATATATGTATTGGCATGgccaagcataaacaaacattTAGATCTTATTGAATACAGGAGCCAGGAAAGTGAAAGATTAGATCTTAATAATGCCGGGTATGTGACAGCTCAATTAAGTGATGACAAAGGAGCCGATCGAATGGAAGGGTACAACGGCAGTTCCAGAGGGAGTTGGAGGAAACGAGCTAGCTATCATCAATTCCACGAATGTGAAGTGTCCAAGGAATCAAGAGGATTTAGTCGAACTATGTAGAATGGTTGTAGTGTTATATGGCAACAACAATGATAGCAACTTAATTAGAAGCAAGATTTGAGGTAGATCGATGAAAGACTACACCAAATTAGTTTATAGTCGTAGATAGTTAAACATAGGATGTCAGCAGGTCAGGTTCCGCTCAACTAGATACCACTAAATAAGTTAGAGTTTAAATAAATTGTTAGAATATATTGACGAATATGAATATCGAGGTGGTCAAGTTCAAGATGAAATGGTCAAGAATCAACCCGGTTATCAGAAGATCGACGGAGATCAAGGAGTGGAGAATATTGACGGAGATCAAATCAAGTTTCCAAGAAAATATCTTGTGTATTTTAGGTAGTTATCTAGGTAATAAAGATATCtagttaattatatttttatattctaGTTAATTAGGATATATCCTAGTTTATTAAGATATATTTtctataataaaataaaatatcttaaTCAATTCTCTAttcactctataaatagagatcaTCCCAGTATAATTAttattcaccctacggggttgtTTGTGGGCGTAGGTCGAGTTGATCGAACCACGTTAAAATCTCTGTCTCACTTCATTTCTGTTTGATCTATGATccctcgatacccataatttattatggtatcagagcggggagatccgcCCAACCTGCTTCCGCATATCATTTTCGTCGATTTTGTTCAACATCTTTATCGTAGTTCATTAAAGATGTAATATTCAACTCAGACAGTGGTCGTTTATTCACCACTTAAAAGATTATCATTAGCTTTGTGctagattttttgtttttgattcatcacatatattgtatcaaaaaaaaaaatactcaccATATTGATTTTAATGCTTTCGCATAACCATAGCGATCATCATTCTTTTCATCATATGGTTCGAAGATAAAGTTATATTCATTAAACCGGTGTTCAAGTTGAACACTTTGATTCTCTCAGCGTCCAACTTTCGGGGGGATGTTAGAATATATTGACGAATATGAATATCGAGGTGGTCAAGTTCAAGATGAAATGGTCAAGAATCAACCTGGTTATCAGAAGATCGACGGAGATCAAGGAGTGGAGAATATTGACGGAGATCAAATCAAGTTTCCAAGAAAATATCTTGTGTATTTTAGGTAGTTATCTAGGTAATAAAGATACGGAAATGCTATTCAACACTCCCTTCACATCTCTATTTAGCACTCAATGCTAGATGTTGAGAGGGTATTGGTTCAAGGTTGTTAAGGAGGGGTCCACGGATGGATAAAAGGATTCACCATTTGATAGATGTAGGGTCTAGATGTTGTTGAGCTGTGAGTAGTGTGTTGTTATAGAGCTGTGAATAGCATTTCCGATAAAGATATCtagttaattatatttttatattctaGTTAATTAGGATATATCCTAATTTATTAAGATATATTTtctataataaaataaaatatcttaaTCAATTCTCTAttcactctataaatagagattgTCAATGTAAATGTAATCATCCCAGTATAATCAGTCTGGAGATTAATAttattcaccctacggggttgcTTGTGTACGTAGGTcgagttgaccgaaccacgttaaaatcTCTGTCTCACTTCATTTCTGTTTGATCTATGATCTCTCGATACTCATAATTTATTATAAATTAATTATAGAAAATTAGCTCATGGTTAGCCATCCATGTGATCAAACATAAACTTTCGTTGTTGAAAACAAAAATGTTTGGTGGAATCAAGTACTAAGTTTGTACATATCTGCATGGAATCATTCAACACACATTATTCAAATATTTAAAACCCTGTTACTGTCAAAGACTTGGTGGTGGTGGCTATTCGCATTATCATCGGGTTGCTTCTCCGAATCTCTCTTCGGCGTCATCCCTCTCATTTATCACTTTCAATATTCTCCATCAATGTGTTTATATATAGCGAGAGATCAGAGATAAGAGTATAGCACCAAAAAAGTCATATCCTTTTATCCAAAAATGTCAAGCTACTTGGGAAAATTGAAAAGCGTTTCTCAGTTTCTTAGCTTTGTTTTAACATGTCATCTATTTTTACTAATTGGGATGATTCATTCTTCCCCACCAGAAAATCCAATAAAATGTTCTTCACCGAGTAATAGTAACTGCACGGTTACGAATTCTCTAGGTGAATTTTCAGACAGAGCAATATGTAGAGTATCAAATGCTATTTACCCAAGGACGGAACAAGAACTTGTTGCAGCGGTTGCTATGGCTTCCAAGAACAATATCAAGGTGAAAGTTGCAACTAGGTACTCTCATAGTCTAACCAAGTTGGTTTGCCCGGACGAGAGTCCCAACGGTAACTTAATCATAAGCACTATGTACCTCAACCGTACATTAAGTGTTGATAACTCCACGAGGATCATGACAGTTGAACCCGGTGTGCTACTACGAGATTTGATGTCGCAAGCGGCGAAATTTGGATTGGCACTTCCGGCTAGTCCTTATTGGTGGGGATTAACCGTTGGCGGTATGATTTCTACAGGTGCCCATGGAAGTACTTTGTGGGGTAATGGAAGTTATGTTCATGACTATGTTATAGGACTTCAGATTGTCACACCAGCTAGCCCTGACGAAGGTTATGCTAAAGTGAGAGTTCTTGATAGCAATCACCCTGACATTAAGGCGGCCAAGTTATCCCTTGGAGTTCTTGGTGTTATTTCACAGGTAATTTCAGTCACGATTTATAACGCTCTATGTCCATTCTTTTTATCTTATACTTCATTTTCATCCATCCTTTTGTAACTTGACTAGCAGTTTTGTGATTGATCTGGATGTTAAGTTCTGGTGACCATCTTCAATCCCGGTCGTGAGTGAATGTCTGATCTAagagttaacctttttcttttttaataagaTTACACTTAGACTCCAGCCACTTTTCAAACGTTCCATAACCGTTGTTAGAGAAAACGACTCCGATTTAGCGATTCGGGCAACTACCTTCGGTAGAGAGTATGAATTTGCAGACATAACTTGGTATCCTTATCAACGTAGAGCACTTTATCGACTTGATGGCAGAGTGTCGTCGAATATATCCGGAAATGGTCTGAATGACTTTACAGGTTTCCGTTCTACATTGACACTCGCTTTGGCAGTCGTAAGATCGTCAGGTACACAAATTATCCGTTTCTTATAGTTATAAAAGTGTTGTCGATTATCCCTCTTtgtaaaattttgctaaaatagtATGTTGTTGGTTTTTGGCTAAATAGAGGAGACTCAAGAAGCAACAGGTGATGCGAACGGAAAATGCATCAGCGCAAGGGTAACCACATTTGCATTAAGGATTAGCGGATTCGGGTTCTCAAATGATGGAAATTTGTTTACAGGTTACCCGATAGTAGGATACCAAAATCGCTTACAAGCCTCAGGAAGCTGTATAGATGGCTCCCCGGATGCTCTAATCACATCTTGTCCATGGGATCCAAGAATTAAAGGCCAATTTTATCACCAAACTACTCTTAATCTACCATTATCAAAAGTGAAGAACTTCATCGAGGATGTACAAAAACTTAGAGACTTATTACCCGAAGCTTTTTGTGGCTTAGAGCTTTCAAGTGGAGTCTGGATGAGATACATAAAAGGTTCAGATGTTTACTTAGGTACGGACGAAGACTCCATGGATTTCGATTTTACCTATTATAGAAGTAAAGATGGTTCAACACCTAGACTTTTCGAAGACATATTGGAAGAAATAGAACAGATTTCAGTTTTTAAGTATGGAGGGATACCGCACTGGGGTAAGAATCGCAACGTTGGGTTTATAGGCGCAATCAATAAGTATAAACAGGCCAACGAGTTTTTGAAAGTGAAAGAAAGTTATGATCCTTCTGGAGTGTTTTCAAGTAAATGGACTAATCAAATCCTTGGTTTAGATCAAAGTGGTGTGACCATCGTAAAGGATGGTTGTGCCCTGGAAGGACTTTGTATCTGCTCTCAAGATATTCACTGTGCACCGCAGAAGGGGTACGTTTGTCGACCGGGTCGGCTTTATACGAGTGCTAGAGTTTGTACAGATATAAACAGAGTTATTACGGACATAACTCCAGTACTTGAAGAGGAGGACCTTAGATTTTCAGACATGTAAATTAAAGATAATTGAATTGtgtatgtatttat
Above is a window of Papaver somniferum cultivar HN1 unplaced genomic scaffold, ASM357369v1 unplaced-scaffold_45, whole genome shotgun sequence DNA encoding:
- the LOC113342608 gene encoding L-gulonolactone oxidase 2-like encodes the protein MSSYLGKLKSVSQFLSFVLTCHLFLLIGMIHSSPPENPIKCSSPSNSNCTVTNSLGEFSDRAICRVSNAIYPRTEQELVAAVAMASKNNIKVKVATRYSHSLTKLVCPDESPNGNLIISTMYLNRTLSVDNSTRIMTVEPGVLLRDLMSQAAKFGLALPASPYWWGLTVGGMISTGAHGSTLWGNGSYVHDYVIGLQIVTPASPDEGYAKVRVLDSNHPDIKAAKLSLGVLGVISQITLRLQPLFKRSITVVRENDSDLAIRATTFGREYEFADITWYPYQRRALYRLDGRVSSNISGNGLNDFTGFRSTLTLALAVVRSSEETQEATGDANGKCISARVTTFALRISGFGFSNDGNLFTGYPIVGYQNRLQASGSCIDGSPDALITSCPWDPRIKGQFYHQTTLNLPLSKVKNFIEDVQKLRDLLPEAFCGLELSSGVWMRYIKGSDVYLGTDEDSMDFDFTYYRSKDGSTPRLFEDILEEIEQISVFKYGGIPHWGKNRNVGFIGAINKYKQANEFLKVKESYDPSGVFSSKWTNQILGLDQSGVTIVKDGCALEGLCICSQDIHCAPQKGYVCRPGRLYTSARVCTDINRVITDITPVLEEEDLRFSDM
- the LOC113342618 gene encoding UPF0481 protein At3g47200-like, whose translation is MEEEKISLLMKNWAIDIDVLNRDSQKARWNKPSIYKLPAPSTGGSSFHHNDNNKKSAAYLPYTVSFGPYHHHKGDHLKKMDPHKHRVDHVDEANTDPKALPILAEKEVLPVLQHLMDSYDSLDGEWLYDRDGFLKLMILDGCFMLEILQWSSVYDNHNALSSGSVTAATSLAGSIDDYFYADNDPIFSRHGKLYVMSYIRRDMLILENQLPMLLFRTLLGAVLPTQQKEDIEEHLNTIASNFCRGNSSYRNQNTGSCLHVLDLYRKSLLSILPEDLREGSALKNKKSGDHYCWGRSKAKGPTTLFSGQTASADQKNSTAGSDGTGEDIIRSAMNLHDSGIKFEKSTDNLTDIWFEGHVLKLLVMVIDNITESTLLNLMAFERFHVGAGNGITSYVCFMDNIIDFSDDVKILRSAAVLHNAIGSDKAVAKLFNEMTKDVTPDPESRLEKIVQKQLDEYCRSQWHEWRANLCHTYFKSPWALLSLLAAVFLLALTICQTFYTIYPYYKPSGK